A DNA window from Aestuariispira ectoiniformans contains the following coding sequences:
- a CDS encoding DMT family transporter, whose translation MLFVVLYSSGYVASKTGIAFTDPFTFQSLRLAIPIPIFLTIIYFFKADWPKKATEYVHLSVIGILIHGFCFTGMLIAYEWGMDAGTVGLIMALHPVLASVGAAVFLGENSSFKQALGLLLGTIGVVFIVGQKVHTGDNTYSGLFLTILCLFSMVAGVLYQKRFVAHMNLMTGSLIQHFSAFIPVFGLMLAFEPMTVNWTFPLLGSLLWMGIVLSLGSWLLFYILIRKRDVSHSQSYFFLVPPTITLLAWAFFDEDFGSYFILSIALIMAGIWAVTRQRLPRLTGREKTKNGMARSS comes from the coding sequence GTGTTATTTGTTGTTTTATATAGTTCCGGTTATGTCGCATCAAAAACCGGGATCGCTTTTACGGACCCCTTTACATTCCAATCCCTGCGATTGGCCATTCCGATCCCGATTTTTTTGACGATCATTTATTTTTTCAAGGCCGATTGGCCCAAGAAGGCGACGGAGTATGTGCACCTGTCTGTGATCGGGATTCTCATTCACGGTTTTTGCTTTACCGGAATGCTGATCGCGTATGAGTGGGGCATGGATGCCGGGACTGTCGGTTTGATCATGGCTTTGCATCCGGTACTCGCTTCTGTGGGGGCCGCTGTATTTCTCGGCGAAAACTCCAGCTTCAAACAGGCGCTCGGGCTGTTGCTGGGGACAATTGGCGTCGTTTTCATCGTCGGCCAGAAAGTCCATACTGGCGACAACACCTATAGCGGGCTGTTCCTGACGATTTTATGCCTTTTCAGCATGGTTGCCGGCGTGCTGTATCAAAAACGTTTCGTTGCGCATATGAACCTGATGACAGGATCATTGATACAACATTTCAGCGCGTTCATCCCTGTCTTTGGTTTGATGCTTGCTTTTGAGCCAATGACCGTCAACTGGACATTCCCCTTGCTTGGGTCGCTGCTATGGATGGGAATTGTGTTGTCCCTGGGCAGCTGGCTGTTGTTTTACATCCTCATACGAAAACGGGATGTTTCTCACTCTCAAAGCTATTTCTTTCTGGTGCCACCAACCATCACCCTGCTCGCATGGGCGTTTTTCGACGAGGATTTCGGATCCTATTTCATATTGAGCATTGCCCTGATCATGGCAGGCATTTGGGCCGTCACGCGGCAACGCCTGCCACGATTAACTGGCAGAGAAAAAACGAAAAATGGCATGGCGCGAAGCAGTTAG
- a CDS encoding acyl-CoA thioesterase — protein MINKNDRQVDEKLFTVSKDVEFCETDMAGIAHYSNAFRYVEYAETRFFQNGGMSICDPLYKWPILSTKCDFLRPMLFGDKIHIALNVARIGKKSITLKFLLYKESEDHTKEPVSKGQLTVICAQSSAKSKRIETVEVPGYFKDYLLEYLAEPARDMAPAD, from the coding sequence ATGATTAATAAAAATGACAGGCAGGTTGATGAAAAGCTGTTCACAGTTTCAAAAGATGTAGAATTCTGTGAAACAGACATGGCAGGCATTGCGCATTATTCAAACGCCTTCCGCTATGTTGAATATGCGGAAACGCGCTTCTTCCAGAATGGGGGGATGAGTATCTGTGATCCGCTATACAAGTGGCCGATACTCTCAACCAAATGCGATTTTTTACGGCCGATGCTGTTTGGCGATAAAATACATATCGCCCTGAATGTTGCACGCATTGGCAAAAAATCCATCACGTTGAAATTCCTGCTATATAAAGAGTCCGAAGACCACACCAAGGAGCCCGTCTCAAAAGGACAGCTCACAGTCATTTGCGCACAATCCTCGGCTAAATCCAAAAGGATCGAAACGGTGGAGGTGCCTGGATACTTCAAGGATTATCTCCTTGAATATTTAGCGGAACCAGCTCGTGACATGGCGCCTGCCGACTAG